Proteins encoded by one window of Fusobacterium sp.:
- a CDS encoding RluA family pseudouridine synthase, with protein MEYKVDKEFEDVRLDKFLRKKYEETPLTEIFKGIRTGKIKVNGKKSKENYRLQLNDEIKVFFKSGETKEEKLLEIEDKEIEKIKKSIVYEDENILIFNKKSNMVMHKGSGYDFGISEILKGYLKNSNFNFVNRIDKATSGLIIGAKSLVTARELAEEIRNKNIKKKYYILVEGIIKNKEFTIKSYLKKIEDKVIEVKEFEEGAKESISYFKVKKYGKECTLLEGTLGSGRTHQLRVQLSNMGNAIIGDTKYGKGKEKIMYLFSHYLKIKKYGIEIDLPIPDEYIKRLGSN; from the coding sequence ATGGAATACAAAGTGGATAAAGAGTTTGAAGATGTAAGGCTGGATAAGTTTCTTAGAAAAAAATATGAAGAAACACCATTAACTGAAATTTTTAAGGGAATAAGAACTGGTAAAATAAAAGTTAATGGGAAAAAAAGTAAAGAGAATTACAGGCTTCAACTCAATGATGAGATAAAAGTTTTTTTTAAAAGTGGAGAAACTAAAGAAGAAAAATTATTAGAGATTGAAGATAAAGAGATTGAAAAAATAAAAAAATCTATTGTTTATGAAGATGAGAATATTCTTATTTTTAATAAGAAAAGTAATATGGTTATGCATAAAGGAAGTGGTTATGATTTTGGAATATCAGAAATTTTAAAAGGATATTTAAAAAATTCTAACTTTAACTTTGTAAATAGGATAGACAAGGCAACTTCTGGGTTAATCATAGGTGCTAAATCTTTAGTAACAGCTAGAGAATTGGCTGAAGAGATAAGAAATAAAAATATAAAAAAGAAATATTATATTCTTGTAGAAGGAATAATAAAGAATAAGGAATTTACTATAAAAAGTTATTTAAAAAAAATAGAGGATAAAGTTATAGAAGTAAAAGAGTTTGAAGAAGGAGCAAAGGAAAGTATAAGTTACTTTAAAGTAAAAAAATATGGAAAAGAGTGTACATTACTTGAAGGAACTCTTGGAAGTGGAAGAACGCATCAATTGAGAGTTCAATTATCTAATATGGGAAATGCAATAATAGGTGACACTAAATATGGAAAAGGAAAAGAGAAAATTATGTATCTATTTTCTCACTACTTAAAAATAAAAAAATATGGAATAGAAATAGATCTTCCTATTCCAGATGAATATATTAAAAGACTTGGTAGTAATTAA
- a CDS encoding NCS2 family permease has translation MSQNNGILEGMFKISERGSTVKQEVIGGVTTFLAMSYIIFVNPSILGDAGMNVGALITVTCLASALATLLSGIWANTPFALAPGMGLNAFFTYTLVLGKGVPWETALGIVFISGFFFLLLSIGGIRERIANAIPLPLKIAVGGGIGMFITLIGLKNLGLVVASPATLVALGPITVPVIIGIVGLIVAMVLEIEQVKGGILIGIMVSTILAFITGNVDIPSRIVSLPPSIAPIAMKLDILSAMKLSLIGPIFSFMFVDLFDTLGTLISCSKQMGMVDEKGHIKGLGRMLYTDVSATIFGSMLGTSTVTTFVESAAGVAVGARTGLASVVTAIMFIGALFFSPIVGVVPAYATAPALIIVGGYMFKNVKDLDFSDMKSLFSAFIIIIMMPLTYSISIGLSLGFLTYIILHLVTGDFKKLNATLLFIGALCLLNLMV, from the coding sequence ATGTCACAAAATAATGGTATTTTAGAAGGAATGTTTAAAATATCTGAAAGAGGAAGTACAGTAAAGCAAGAAGTTATTGGAGGAGTGACTACATTCCTTGCAATGTCTTACATCATTTTTGTTAATCCATCTATATTAGGAGATGCTGGAATGAATGTGGGAGCTTTGATAACAGTAACTTGTCTGGCTTCAGCACTAGCAACTTTATTATCTGGAATTTGGGCAAATACGCCATTTGCACTGGCTCCTGGAATGGGATTAAATGCATTCTTTACTTATACTTTGGTATTAGGTAAAGGGGTACCTTGGGAAACAGCTCTTGGTATTGTGTTTATCTCTGGATTCTTTTTTCTTTTACTTTCAATTGGGGGAATAAGAGAGAGAATTGCAAATGCCATACCCCTACCATTGAAAATAGCAGTAGGTGGAGGAATTGGAATGTTTATTACTTTAATAGGACTTAAAAATCTGGGATTAGTAGTGGCAAGTCCTGCAACACTAGTAGCTTTAGGACCTATAACAGTTCCTGTAATAATAGGAATAGTTGGACTTATTGTAGCTATGGTATTGGAAATAGAACAGGTAAAAGGTGGGATTCTTATAGGTATAATGGTTTCTACTATTCTAGCTTTTATAACTGGAAATGTGGATATACCTAGCAGAATAGTATCTTTACCTCCAAGTATTGCACCAATAGCTATGAAATTAGATATACTATCGGCTATGAAGCTTTCTCTAATAGGACCAATATTTTCTTTTATGTTTGTTGACTTATTTGATACACTGGGAACTCTTATTTCTTGTTCTAAACAAATGGGAATGGTAGATGAGAAAGGACATATTAAAGGGCTTGGAAGAATGCTTTATACGGATGTAAGTGCAACAATATTTGGATCTATGCTGGGGACAAGTACAGTAACTACTTTTGTTGAATCAGCAGCAGGTGTAGCTGTTGGGGCTAGAACTGGATTAGCTTCAGTTGTTACAGCGATAATGTTTATAGGAGCACTGTTCTTTTCACCAATAGTAGGAGTAGTTCCTGCATATGCAACTGCACCAGCTCTTATTATAGTTGGTGGGTATATGTTTAAAAATGTGAAAGACTTAGATTTTTCAGATATGAAATCACTATTTTCAGCATTTATTATAATAATAATGATGCCGTTAACATACAGTATAAGTATTGGGTTAAGTTTAGGTTTTCTAACTTATATAATTCTTCATTTAGTGACTGGTGATTTTAAAAAATTAAATGCTACATTATTATTTATAGGAGCACTTTGTCTGCTTAATCTTATGGTATAA
- a CDS encoding DUF401 family protein, which translates to MDIVKLIIIFTGIVFFIKLKKPLYISILVGAIISIILYRIPVITSLQLAFKSCTSRDTISLVLAFYTITYVQRMMEKRGHLLLAEKSLDNIFNSRRINAMIAPFVIGLLPSAGAVLIAAPIVQNASGNYLTREEQTFVTSYYRHISEAFLPTYSSILLALDLSGVDMTKFVVGMLPMIAILFILGYIFYVRKIPKSTGISQSKDKKDDIINLIISLWPIAVTITIILTLKIPVYMAVIPVIIVSAILNRFSIDELIPMIKTAFETKLIVSTVMIMIFKELLTFTGVIGRLPEYFEKLPIHPAIIFSLIFVIGTLVAGSQAIIALALPLAFATIPNGGLALMILLMCMTYIAMQVSPTHICLAIVTEAFDVSFIELVKKTFPILIIFTAITAVYSYLLFMLT; encoded by the coding sequence TTGGATATTGTAAAATTGATAATCATATTTACAGGGATAGTATTCTTCATAAAATTAAAGAAGCCATTATATATTTCTATATTAGTAGGAGCAATTATAAGCATTATTCTTTATAGGATTCCTGTAATAACTTCATTGCAACTTGCTTTTAAGTCCTGTACCAGCCGAGATACGATATCTTTGGTACTTGCATTTTATACAATAACATATGTCCAAAGAATGATGGAAAAAAGGGGACATTTATTATTAGCTGAAAAATCTTTAGATAATATATTTAACAGTCGACGAATAAATGCAATGATAGCACCATTTGTTATAGGATTGCTTCCATCAGCTGGTGCTGTACTTATAGCAGCGCCAATAGTCCAAAATGCCAGTGGCAACTATTTAACAAGAGAAGAACAGACATTTGTAACAAGTTACTACAGACATATATCAGAAGCTTTTCTTCCAACATACTCATCAATACTTCTGGCTCTTGATTTATCAGGAGTGGATATGACAAAATTTGTTGTTGGAATGCTTCCCATGATAGCAATATTGTTTATTCTGGGATATATCTTTTATGTAAGAAAGATACCTAAATCCACTGGAATCAGTCAATCAAAAGATAAAAAAGATGACATAATAAATCTTATAATAAGTTTATGGCCAATAGCAGTAACTATAACAATAATACTGACCTTGAAAATTCCAGTATATATGGCAGTGATACCAGTAATAATAGTTTCAGCTATATTGAACAGATTTTCGATAGATGAACTTATTCCCATGATAAAAACAGCATTTGAAACAAAATTAATAGTAAGCACAGTAATGATAATGATATTTAAAGAACTCCTTACTTTTACAGGAGTAATAGGAAGGTTACCTGAATATTTTGAAAAACTTCCAATACACCCAGCAATAATATTTTCTTTAATTTTTGTAATAGGAACTTTAGTAGCTGGTTCACAGGCAATAATAGCTTTGGCACTGCCACTTGCTTTTGCAACCATACCTAATGGAGGACTTGCATTGATGATACTTCTCATGTGTATGACTTATATAGCAATGCAGGTATCTCCAACTCATATATGTTTAGCAATAGTTACAGAAGCATTTGATGTCTCTTTTATAGAATTAGTCAAAAAGACCTTTCCTATATTAATTATATTTACAGCAATAACAGCAGTATACAGTTATCTGCTCTTCATGCTGACATAA
- a CDS encoding MalY/PatB family protein: MSYDFTTLVSRKNTGASKWEQMYSWNPNVADDVVPLSVADMEFKPAPEIVEGLKKHLDQAILGYTKAYPAFLDSVISWMKRKHQYKVEKEWILNTPGIVNAFYAAVNAFTDPGEGVIIFRPVYYPFSMAIEKNERNIVNCPLIEKNGYYTIDFEKFDEISKDPKNKLLIFCSPHNPVGRVWTKEELEKVAEISVKNDLIVVSDEIWADLIMPGYEHYMIGRLGGEIEERLITCTAPSKTFNLAGLATSSIIIKNKEIREKYSEMLQVMRSASVNILGFKACEIAYNQGEKWLEELIAVLDINQKIVKEFFEKKFPKIKARLIEGTYLQWLDFRALEINDEELEEFMHMDAQFFTDEGYIFGKEGSGYERINLAAPTWVIEAELERLGKALEKIYK, encoded by the coding sequence ATGAGTTATGACTTTACAACACTTGTATCTAGAAAAAATACTGGGGCATCAAAGTGGGAACAAATGTACAGCTGGAACCCAAATGTGGCAGATGATGTAGTACCTTTATCAGTAGCAGATATGGAATTTAAACCAGCTCCTGAAATTGTAGAAGGATTAAAAAAACATTTAGACCAAGCTATATTAGGATATACAAAAGCTTATCCAGCTTTTCTTGATTCAGTTATATCATGGATGAAGAGAAAGCATCAATACAAAGTAGAAAAAGAATGGATATTAAATACACCAGGAATAGTTAATGCTTTTTATGCAGCAGTTAATGCTTTTACAGACCCAGGTGAAGGAGTAATAATATTCAGACCTGTATACTATCCATTTTCTATGGCAATTGAAAAAAATGAGAGAAATATTGTAAATTGTCCTTTAATAGAAAAAAATGGATATTATACAATAGATTTTGAAAAATTTGATGAAATTTCAAAAGATCCTAAAAATAAACTTCTTATTTTCTGCAGTCCCCATAATCCAGTGGGAAGAGTATGGACAAAAGAAGAGCTGGAAAAAGTAGCTGAAATATCAGTAAAAAATGATTTGATTGTAGTATCAGATGAAATATGGGCAGATCTTATTATGCCAGGTTATGAACATTACATGATAGGAAGACTGGGAGGAGAAATAGAAGAGAGACTTATTACATGTACTGCCCCATCTAAAACGTTTAACCTTGCAGGGTTAGCAACATCTAGTATTATTATAAAAAATAAGGAAATAAGGGAAAAATATTCAGAAATGCTTCAGGTTATGAGAAGTGCATCTGTAAATATATTAGGATTTAAAGCGTGTGAAATTGCATACAACCAAGGAGAAAAATGGCTTGAAGAATTGATTGCTGTATTAGATATTAATCAAAAAATAGTAAAAGAATTCTTTGAGAAAAAGTTTCCTAAAATCAAGGCCAGATTAATAGAGGGAACATATCTTCAATGGTTGGATTTCAGAGCATTAGAAATAAATGATGAGGAATTGGAAGAATTTATGCATATGGATGCTCAGTTTTTTACTGATGAAGGATATATCTTTGGAAAAGAAGGAAGTGGATATGAGAGAATAAATCTAGCAGCTCCTACTTGGGTAATAGAAGCTGAACTAGAAAGACTTGGAAAAGCATTAGAAAAGATCTATAAATAA
- a CDS encoding APC family permease has product MSNLTSTKELKRTLGFWDLMGASVGQIIGAGIMSLTGVAIGMTGRSAPLAFVLSAVMVLISWYPLTLINTTARFRGGQYSIIGSLLGEKYTGAYIIIFILTNISLSMYCLSFADYALPFLPFLPRKLLAVGILVILYGLNFLGIDKFAKFQNIIVVSLVVALTTFTVYGFGKIDPNYMDPASFMTGGWLGLLRATAQLTFATGGAQVIANLSGEAKNPTRDIPRVMVTSTLAVAVLYGFMATVAAGVFPVSHVANEPLTHVAKEILPKQLYVFFIVGGAWAALISTLNSQLASATKPLMQAANDGWIPAKLATLHRNYKTPMYLLTIFFFVGLLPIVFNLNISIISKIVTTVQSVTNSMIALCLLSVAKKLPKQWENSPLHIKEGAVKALVTAAVMIFILQAILLGTSLSIPLLIGNGCVIVFAFTYANLRYKSGKIKCDISYETEEEKEKEKNEE; this is encoded by the coding sequence ATGAGCAATCTGACTTCAACAAAAGAACTAAAAAGAACGCTTGGATTTTGGGATTTGATGGGAGCATCTGTGGGGCAGATAATAGGAGCAGGAATAATGTCTTTGACTGGGGTAGCAATAGGAATGACTGGAAGATCAGCACCTTTGGCATTTGTACTATCAGCAGTTATGGTACTTATTTCATGGTATCCTTTAACTCTTATCAACACTACTGCAAGATTTAGAGGTGGACAGTACTCAATAATCGGTTCACTTCTTGGAGAAAAATATACTGGGGCCTACATAATAATATTTATTTTAACAAATATATCATTATCAATGTATTGTTTATCATTTGCAGATTATGCATTACCATTCCTGCCATTTCTACCAAGAAAACTTTTAGCTGTTGGTATTTTAGTAATATTGTATGGATTAAATTTTTTAGGAATAGATAAATTTGCTAAATTTCAAAATATTATAGTTGTTTCCTTGGTAGTTGCACTTACTACATTTACAGTTTATGGATTTGGAAAAATAGATCCTAATTATATGGACCCTGCAAGTTTTATGACAGGTGGATGGCTAGGACTTCTTAGAGCTACAGCACAATTAACTTTTGCAACAGGTGGTGCACAAGTAATAGCAAATCTATCTGGAGAGGCTAAGAATCCAACTAGAGATATTCCTAGAGTTATGGTAACATCTACTCTTGCAGTTGCTGTTCTTTATGGATTTATGGCAACAGTAGCAGCTGGGGTATTTCCAGTATCTCATGTGGCTAATGAGCCTCTTACTCACGTAGCTAAAGAAATACTTCCAAAACAACTTTATGTATTCTTTATTGTAGGTGGAGCATGGGCAGCTCTTATTTCAACTTTAAATTCACAGCTTGCTTCTGCAACAAAACCGTTGATGCAAGCAGCAAATGATGGGTGGATTCCAGCAAAGCTTGCAACATTGCATAGAAATTATAAAACACCAATGTATCTATTAACAATATTCTTTTTTGTAGGATTATTGCCAATAGTTTTCAATTTAAATATAAGTATAATATCGAAGATAGTAACAACTGTACAAAGTGTTACAAATTCTATGATAGCTCTTTGTTTATTGAGTGTAGCTAAAAAACTACCTAAACAATGGGAAAATTCTCCATTACATATAAAAGAAGGTGCTGTAAAAGCTTTGGTTACAGCAGCAGTAATGATATTTATATTACAAGCTATATTGCTTGGAACAAGCTTATCAATACCACTGCTTATAGGAAATGGATGTGTTATAGTTTTTGCTTTTACATATGCTAATCTAAGATATAAAAGTGGAAAAATAAAATGTGATATAAGTTATGAAACTGAAGAAGAAAAAGAGAAGGAAAAAAATGAAGAATAA
- a CDS encoding redoxin domain-containing protein, translating into MIVRKNEFLENFTYDTAYEIRKDYFKSKGNKIGVLAFLRYYGCTICQLDIMEFNKLYEKFEEMGADVKIVLQSTPKIVKEADEKIKLKFEIICDPKQELYEKFEIKGAESLEALKSGKIIEKVSEAKKLGLSHGEYEGNELQLPAVFIIDENNKVLYSHYAEDGADIPRAKEVLDIIYEYISKK; encoded by the coding sequence ATGATAGTAAGAAAAAATGAATTTCTTGAAAATTTTACATATGATACAGCATATGAGATAAGAAAGGATTATTTTAAAAGTAAAGGAAATAAAATAGGAGTATTAGCTTTTTTGAGATATTATGGCTGTACAATATGCCAATTAGATATCATGGAATTTAATAAATTATATGAAAAATTTGAAGAAATGGGAGCTGATGTCAAGATAGTATTACAGTCTACACCTAAGATTGTAAAAGAAGCTGATGAAAAAATAAAGTTAAAATTTGAAATAATATGTGATCCTAAACAGGAATTATATGAAAAGTTTGAAATAAAAGGAGCAGAGTCTTTAGAGGCTCTGAAATCAGGAAAGATAATAGAAAAAGTTTCAGAAGCAAAAAAATTAGGATTATCACATGGTGAGTATGAAGGAAATGAGCTTCAGCTTCCAGCAGTATTCATTATAGATGAAAATAATAAAGTGTTATATTCACATTATGCAGAAGATGGAGCCGATATTCCTAGAGCAAAGGAAGTATTAGATATAATATATGAGTATATTAGTAAAAAATAA
- a CDS encoding MarR family winged helix-turn-helix transcriptional regulator — MENHKNLYYDEIIDKWVSMDESEEIVNRRFKSLNKKSEILYNFVIAYTNYMNEKRDYGTGEELSMTEAHILTDIVDYEGITVTELSKKWKKTRSAISQTIKSLLKKEYIYRVNSKDDAKFFYLYPYDKAKDFALAHKRYDNIDIVKTNKSLLEKFSVDDLITFDNILEEYTSILLEGEEKREKKE; from the coding sequence TTGGAAAATCATAAGAACTTATATTATGATGAAATCATTGATAAATGGGTCAGCATGGATGAAAGTGAAGAGATAGTAAACAGAAGATTTAAATCTCTAAATAAAAAGTCAGAAATATTATATAATTTTGTTATTGCCTATACAAATTATATGAATGAAAAAAGAGATTATGGTACTGGAGAAGAACTTTCCATGACAGAAGCTCATATACTTACAGATATAGTTGATTATGAAGGAATTACAGTTACTGAGTTATCAAAAAAATGGAAAAAAACTAGAAGTGCCATATCTCAAACTATAAAGAGTTTACTAAAAAAAGAATATATTTATAGAGTAAATTCTAAAGATGATGCTAAATTCTTTTATCTCTATCCTTATGATAAAGCCAAAGATTTTGCTCTTGCTCATAAAAGATATGATAACATTGATATAGTAAAAACTAACAAATCACTTTTAGAAAAATTTTCTGTTGATGATTTGATTACTTTTGATAATATTCTTGAAGAATATACCTCTATTTTATTAGAGGGAGAAGAAAAAAGAGAAAAAAAGGAATAA
- the citX gene encoding citrate lyase holo-[acyl-carrier protein] synthase translates to MFDLNNFLELREKRVELQNSLIKKYSLPLVAVRTNYPGENKLEPLSLSIVDIAAEEMEEYFSEKIVYKEILKNLEGKIYLFIIDEKAENIKESTIYFEENHILGRCLDIDVYDIDGNGLSRSQFGYKKRKCLICDDIAFICGRSMKHSHQEIKNVLMKKYIEYNNYVIKKEKTIKKLGDIAVEAMIFEAATAPSFGLVSPLTQGSHDDMDFFTFLKSSFAIKEGFEKMARISYSYLTLEKAFLRTRKIGIETEKIMFEATENINTHKGMIFLLGIVVVTTARVLYEGASFNDIQPMIKNMCKDILKDFENIKNKTDLTHGEKLYKNYGFTGVRGEVREGLDIIFNGSLNILEDSLKKNSDINLAFLQTLIFLIGKVMDSTIVHRHDIHMLRRVKREAEEFFAAGGIYSELGRQTAENMEKTYIKERISPGGSADLLAVTIFLYKLKSIFF, encoded by the coding sequence ATGTTTGACTTAAATAACTTTTTAGAACTTAGAGAAAAAAGAGTTGAACTTCAAAACTCACTTATTAAAAAATATTCTCTTCCTCTTGTTGCTGTAAGAACTAATTACCCAGGTGAAAATAAACTTGAACCTCTATCTTTGAGTATAGTTGATATAGCTGCTGAAGAAATGGAAGAATACTTTTCAGAAAAAATAGTATATAAAGAAATTTTAAAAAACCTTGAAGGGAAAATATATCTTTTTATAATAGATGAAAAAGCTGAAAATATAAAAGAATCTACCATTTATTTTGAGGAAAATCATATTTTAGGAAGATGTTTGGATATAGATGTTTATGATATAGATGGAAATGGGCTTTCAAGGAGTCAGTTTGGGTATAAGAAGAGAAAGTGCCTCATATGTGACGACATTGCTTTTATATGTGGAAGATCAATGAAACATTCCCATCAAGAAATAAAAAATGTTCTTATGAAAAAGTATATAGAATATAATAATTATGTTATAAAAAAAGAAAAAACAATAAAGAAACTTGGAGATATTGCTGTTGAAGCTATGATATTTGAAGCTGCTACTGCTCCATCTTTTGGTTTAGTTTCTCCTCTTACACAGGGATCACATGATGATATGGATTTTTTTACTTTTTTAAAAAGTTCCTTTGCTATTAAAGAAGGATTTGAAAAGATGGCAAGAATTTCATACTCTTATCTTACACTTGAAAAAGCTTTCCTTAGAACAAGAAAAATAGGAATAGAAACTGAAAAAATAATGTTTGAAGCTACTGAAAATATAAATACTCACAAAGGAATGATTTTTCTCCTTGGAATAGTAGTAGTAACCACAGCAAGAGTATTATATGAAGGAGCTTCTTTTAATGATATTCAACCTATGATAAAAAATATGTGTAAAGATATATTAAAAGATTTTGAAAATATAAAAAATAAAACTGACCTTACTCATGGAGAAAAATTATACAAAAATTATGGTTTTACTGGAGTAAGAGGTGAAGTCAGAGAAGGACTTGATATAATTTTTAATGGTTCCCTTAATATTCTGGAAGATTCATTGAAAAAAAATAGTGATATCAATCTTGCCTTTCTTCAAACACTTATTTTCCTTATAGGAAAAGTAATGGACAGTACTATTGTTCACAGGCATGATATCCATATGCTTCGTCGAGTAAAAAGAGAGGCTGAGGAATTTTTTGCTGCTGGAGGAATCTATAGTGAATTAGGGAGACAAACTGCTGAAAATATGGAAAAAACTTACATAAAAGAAAGAATAAGTCCAGGAGGAAGTGCTGACCTTCTTGCAGTTACAATTTTCCTATACAAATTAAAAAGTATTTTCTTTTAA
- the citC gene encoding [citrate (pro-3S)-lyase] ligase, producing MNIEKVNLNNPFEKKEVVDFLAGFDLKYDENIDYTVVIRENEKIIATASKGKNIIKCFAIDKNHQGEGISGSILTNITNKMFDQGYLHSMVFTKTVNQDIFLGIGYKEVAHTDKVILMEMGINSIDKTINKIKKDFKIKKETQKAMLVMNCNPFTYGHQFLIEKAASENEEVLIFVVQEDKSIFPFIIRYELVKKGTAHLPNVKVIPGTEYIISSATFPNYFLRKEDDSLMEYTKLDATIAGKQFGEKLGISKRYIGEEPYCPVTKKYNDALMKILPKYGMEVILVPRKELHHTAISASIVREKLKEGKIEELKEFVPSTTFNFLISPEGKEIEEKLKNSNSPH from the coding sequence ATGAATATTGAAAAAGTTAATTTAAACAACCCTTTTGAAAAAAAAGAAGTTGTAGATTTTCTAGCTGGTTTTGACCTTAAATATGACGAAAATATTGATTATACTGTTGTCATAAGAGAAAATGAGAAAATCATAGCTACTGCTTCTAAAGGAAAAAACATTATAAAATGTTTTGCTATTGATAAAAATCATCAAGGTGAAGGGATATCAGGTTCTATTCTTACAAATATTACAAATAAAATGTTCGATCAGGGATATCTGCACAGCATGGTATTTACTAAAACAGTTAATCAGGATATATTTCTAGGAATAGGCTATAAAGAGGTTGCTCATACCGATAAGGTTATTCTTATGGAAATGGGCATCAATAGTATTGATAAAACTATAAATAAGATAAAAAAAGATTTTAAGATAAAAAAAGAAACCCAAAAAGCAATGCTTGTTATGAACTGCAATCCTTTTACTTATGGGCATCAGTTTCTTATAGAAAAAGCTGCTTCTGAAAATGAAGAGGTTCTTATATTTGTAGTTCAAGAAGATAAATCTATTTTTCCTTTTATAATAAGATATGAGCTTGTAAAAAAAGGAACTGCTCATCTTCCTAATGTAAAAGTAATTCCTGGAACTGAATACATAATTTCTTCAGCTACTTTTCCCAACTATTTTTTACGTAAAGAAGATGATTCTCTTATGGAATATACAAAATTAGATGCTACTATAGCTGGAAAGCAATTTGGAGAAAAACTTGGTATAAGTAAAAGATATATAGGTGAAGAGCCTTATTGTCCTGTAACTAAAAAATATAATGATGCTTTAATGAAAATACTTCCAAAATATGGAATGGAAGTTATTCTTGTGCCTAGAAAAGAACTTCATCATACAGCTATTAGTGCCTCTATTGTTAGAGAAAAGCTTAAAGAAGGAAAAATTGAAGAACTAAAAGAATTCGTTCCTTCTACAACTTTCAATTTTTTAATAAGCCCAGAAGGAAAGGAGATAGAAGAGAAGCTTAAAAACAGCAACTCTCCTCATTAA
- the accD gene encoding acetyl-CoA carboxylase, carboxyltransferase subunit beta, with product MGFFSLNKKNFSLNKSRKKYVTLTVESTEDQKDIKHIDNKSTGLWVKCPQCQEILYKVDIEGNLKKCSHCDYYFEMTARERIALLIDEGTFKEEDSGLESVNPLNFPGYEEKNRKARNECDMREGVISGIGDINGIKVSIAAMDFKFMGGSMGSVVGEKITRAMERGLQERVPVIVVATSGGARMHEGILSLMQMAKTSAAAEKLRMEGIPFIAVPVNPTTGGVTASFAMLGDIIVSEPKATIGFAGKRVIEQTIKQKLPDEFQTSEFLQESGMVDVITKREDMKNTLHTILSNLI from the coding sequence ATGGGTTTTTTTTCTTTGAATAAAAAGAATTTTTCATTAAATAAAAGCAGGAAGAAATATGTGACTTTAACAGTTGAAAGCACAGAAGATCAAAAGGATATAAAACATATAGATAATAAGTCAACAGGACTGTGGGTAAAATGCCCTCAATGCCAAGAAATATTATATAAAGTTGACATAGAAGGAAACTTAAAAAAATGCAGTCATTGTGATTATTACTTTGAGATGACAGCCAGAGAAAGAATAGCTTTATTAATAGATGAAGGAACTTTTAAAGAGGAAGATTCAGGACTTGAATCTGTAAATCCACTTAATTTTCCAGGTTATGAAGAAAAAAATAGAAAAGCTAGAAATGAATGTGATATGAGAGAAGGGGTTATTTCAGGAATAGGAGATATCAATGGAATAAAAGTGAGCATTGCAGCTATGGATTTTAAATTCATGGGTGGAAGTATGGGTTCTGTAGTTGGAGAAAAAATTACAAGAGCTATGGAAAGAGGACTTCAGGAAAGAGTTCCAGTCATTGTTGTTGCTACTTCTGGTGGGGCAAGAATGCATGAGGGTATATTGTCTTTGATGCAGATGGCAAAAACTTCAGCAGCAGCAGAAAAGTTAAGAATGGAGGGAATACCTTTTATAGCTGTTCCTGTAAACCCTACTACTGGAGGAGTAACAGCTTCTTTTGCTATGCTTGGAGATATAATAGTAAGTGAACCTAAGGCTACGATTGGATTTGCAGGAAAAAGAGTTATAGAGCAAACTATTAAACAAAAACTTCCTGATGAATTCCAGACAAGTGAATTTTTACAAGAAAGCGGAATGGTTGATGTAATAACTAAAAGGGAAGACATGAAAAATACATTACATACTATTCTAAGTAATTTAATATAA